The Anolis sagrei isolate rAnoSag1 chromosome Y, rAnoSag1.mat, whole genome shotgun sequence genome contains a region encoding:
- the LOC132780789 gene encoding protein phosphatase 1A-like isoform X2, translating into MANFVRLVVSEAERMVSRLFKSEEGGEEEEEEEGRREEEEDEVPRAFLTTPRTEKMLEHGEVAGLSYGMGSMQGWRAQMEDAHTLRAQLPDPLANWAFFAVYDGHAGNTVAEFCAKHLLEHVLATEALPKQGEEEDPEMVKDAIREAFLAIDRRMQGLSQAEAWEHAGSTAVAVLISPKHFYFINLGDSRALLCRSAAVAFYTDDHKPSKPRERERIENAGGTVMLQRVNGSLAVSRALGDFDYKAVAWCSAVQQLVSPEPEVEHLDRCPDEDEFLVLACDGVWDTFDNTGLCAFVRSRLRVIGKPHDVCECVLDACLYKGSRDNMTCIVICFPAAPGVSQEALQQELELDAHLEKRVAAAGGGGSQPGGGLPLPGR; encoded by the exons ATGGCCAACTTTGTGCGGCTGGTGGTGTCGGAGGCAGAGCGGATGGTGTCGCGGCTCTTCAAAAGCGAAGAAGGtggcgaggaagaggaggaagaggaaggccggagggaggaagaagaggacgaAGTTCCCCGTGCCTTTTTGACAACACCGCGGACAGAGAAGATGTTAGAACATGGAGAAGTTGCGGGATTGAGCTACGGCATGGGCTCCATGCAGGGTTGGCGTGCCCAGATGGAGGATGCCCATACGCTCCGGGCGCAGCTGCCCGATCCGCTCGCCAATTGGGCTTTCTTTGCCGTCTATGATGGGCACGCGGGAAACACTGTGGCCGAGTTCTGCGCcaaacacttgctggaacacgtCCTGGCCACCGAGGCCTTGCCAAaacaaggagaggaggaagaccccGAGATGGTGAAGGACGCCATCCGCGAAGCCTTTTTAGCCATTGACCGGCGCATGCAAGGACTCTCACAAGCTGAAGCATGGGAGCATGCCGGATCCACTGCCGTCGCGGTGTTGATCTCACCTAAACATTTCTATTTCATCAATTTGGGCGACTCCAGGGCTCTCCTGTGCCGCTCGGCCGCTGTGGCCTTCTACACGGATGACCACAAGCCCAGCAAGCCAAGAGAGAGGGAGCGCATCGAAAACGCTGGTGGCACCGTGATGCTGCAGAGGGTGAATGGCTCTTTGGCTGTCTCCAGGGCCTTGGGCGACTTTGACTACAAGGCCGTGGCTTGGTGCAGTGCCGTCCAGCAATTGGTCTCCCCGGAGCCCGAAGTGGAGCATTTAGACCGCTGTCCGGACGAGGATGAGTTCCTAGTCTTGGCTTGCGATGGCGTCTGGGACACCTTCGACAACACTGGGCTGTGCGCCTTTGTGCGCTCCCGACTCCGGGTCATTGGCAAGCCGCATGATGTGTGTGAATGCGTGTTGGATGCCTGCCTTTACAAG GGAAGCCGCGACAACATGACTTGCATTGTGATCTGTTTCCCAGCTGCCCCGGGCGTCTCCCAGGAGGCTTTGCAGCAGGAGCTTGAGTTGGACGCTCACCTGGAGAAGCGGGTGGCAG cagcaggaggagggggGTCCCAGCCTGGTGGGGGTCTTCCGCTGCCTGGCCGCTGA
- the LOC132780789 gene encoding protein phosphatase 1A-like isoform X1, producing the protein MANFVRLVVSEAERMVSRLFKSEEGGEEEEEEEGRREEEEDEVPRAFLTTPRTEKMLEHGEVAGLSYGMGSMQGWRAQMEDAHTLRAQLPDPLANWAFFAVYDGHAGNTVAEFCAKHLLEHVLATEALPKQGEEEDPEMVKDAIREAFLAIDRRMQGLSQAEAWEHAGSTAVAVLISPKHFYFINLGDSRALLCRSAAVAFYTDDHKPSKPRERERIENAGGTVMLQRVNGSLAVSRALGDFDYKAVAWCSAVQQLVSPEPEVEHLDRCPDEDEFLVLACDGVWDTFDNTGLCAFVRSRLRVIGKPHDVCECVLDACLYKGSRDNMTCIVICFPAAPGVSQEALQQELELDAHLEKRVAELYDQLQQQEEGGPSLVGVFRCLAAEANPGLPPGGGLASKRAVIMDAYECLKQSREEEQQPPAPSANADSN; encoded by the exons ATGGCCAACTTTGTGCGGCTGGTGGTGTCGGAGGCAGAGCGGATGGTGTCGCGGCTCTTCAAAAGCGAAGAAGGtggcgaggaagaggaggaagaggaaggccggagggaggaagaagaggacgaAGTTCCCCGTGCCTTTTTGACAACACCGCGGACAGAGAAGATGTTAGAACATGGAGAAGTTGCGGGATTGAGCTACGGCATGGGCTCCATGCAGGGTTGGCGTGCCCAGATGGAGGATGCCCATACGCTCCGGGCGCAGCTGCCCGATCCGCTCGCCAATTGGGCTTTCTTTGCCGTCTATGATGGGCACGCGGGAAACACTGTGGCCGAGTTCTGCGCcaaacacttgctggaacacgtCCTGGCCACCGAGGCCTTGCCAAaacaaggagaggaggaagaccccGAGATGGTGAAGGACGCCATCCGCGAAGCCTTTTTAGCCATTGACCGGCGCATGCAAGGACTCTCACAAGCTGAAGCATGGGAGCATGCCGGATCCACTGCCGTCGCGGTGTTGATCTCACCTAAACATTTCTATTTCATCAATTTGGGCGACTCCAGGGCTCTCCTGTGCCGCTCGGCCGCTGTGGCCTTCTACACGGATGACCACAAGCCCAGCAAGCCAAGAGAGAGGGAGCGCATCGAAAACGCTGGTGGCACCGTGATGCTGCAGAGGGTGAATGGCTCTTTGGCTGTCTCCAGGGCCTTGGGCGACTTTGACTACAAGGCCGTGGCTTGGTGCAGTGCCGTCCAGCAATTGGTCTCCCCGGAGCCCGAAGTGGAGCATTTAGACCGCTGTCCGGACGAGGATGAGTTCCTAGTCTTGGCTTGCGATGGCGTCTGGGACACCTTCGACAACACTGGGCTGTGCGCCTTTGTGCGCTCCCGACTCCGGGTCATTGGCAAGCCGCATGATGTGTGTGAATGCGTGTTGGATGCCTGCCTTTACAAG GGAAGCCGCGACAACATGACTTGCATTGTGATCTGTTTCCCAGCTGCCCCGGGCGTCTCCCAGGAGGCTTTGCAGCAGGAGCTTGAGTTGGACGCTCACCTGGAGAAGCGGGTGGCAG agCTTTATGATCAactgcagcagcaggaggagggggGTCCCAGCCTGGTGGGGGTCTTCCGCTGCCTGGCCGCTGAAGCCAACCCAGGCCTTCCTCCCGGAGGAGGTTTGGCAAGCAA GAGAGCTGTGATCATGGATGCCTATGAGTGCTTGAAACAGAGCCGCGAAGAGGAGCAACAGCCGCCG gcTCCCAGTGCGAACGCCGACTCGAATTGA